A DNA window from Bacteroides cellulosilyticus contains the following coding sequences:
- a CDS encoding glycoside hydrolase, with protein MRYKVLLLVFTVVCASCAQRADINYRIVTEQPLQVMEHFGASDAWSMHVLGKWPEEKQKQIADWLFSTENDANGKPKGIGLSLWRFNLGAGSTEQGDASQIGSPWMRTECFLQPDGSYNWDKQEGQRNFLRLAKERGVSKFLAFLNSPPVYFTQNGLATNTGRDGTLNLKNEHYEDFARFLANVIKGVEKKDGIKFDYLSPFNEPDGHWNWIGPKQEGTPATKKEIARAVRLISKEFVKEGIHTGITICEASDYRCMFATHMTDHERGYEIQSFFCPDSVDTYLGNTPNVLPLISGHSYWTTTPLNMLRDYRLRLRNTLDTYGVDFWQSETCIMGNDEEIGGGHGFDRTMKTALYVARIIHHDIVYAGARSWQWWRAIGGDYKDGLIREYTDSDLQDGRVEDSKLMWILGNYSRFIRPGAVRMSVETTDKEGKAIRDGDTDQQGLMCSAYRNANGQWAMVVINYADREQEFTVDVNDPKVQSWQGYRTSDVAGEDLLPVGKLKNKKVAVIPARSVTTFVSGN; from the coding sequence ATGAGATACAAAGTGTTATTACTGGTCTTTACAGTAGTATGTGCTTCGTGTGCACAGCGTGCGGACATAAATTACAGAATTGTTACCGAACAACCCTTGCAGGTGATGGAACATTTCGGTGCTTCGGATGCCTGGAGTATGCATGTTTTGGGAAAATGGCCCGAAGAGAAACAAAAACAGATAGCCGACTGGTTGTTCAGTACTGAAAACGACGCGAACGGGAAGCCCAAAGGTATCGGTCTTTCCCTGTGGCGGTTCAATCTGGGTGCAGGGAGCACGGAGCAGGGCGACGCCAGCCAGATTGGTTCTCCCTGGATGCGTACCGAATGTTTCTTGCAGCCGGACGGGAGTTATAACTGGGATAAACAGGAAGGTCAACGCAACTTCCTTCGGTTGGCGAAGGAACGCGGAGTCAGTAAATTCCTCGCTTTTCTGAATTCCCCTCCCGTTTATTTCACTCAAAACGGACTTGCCACTAATACCGGACGCGATGGTACACTCAATCTGAAGAATGAACACTATGAAGACTTTGCCCGTTTCCTGGCAAACGTGATAAAGGGAGTTGAAAAGAAAGATGGCATCAAGTTCGATTATCTTTCTCCCTTCAATGAACCGGATGGACACTGGAACTGGATCGGTCCCAAGCAGGAAGGCACTCCGGCTACAAAGAAAGAGATAGCCCGGGCCGTACGCCTTATCAGTAAAGAGTTTGTAAAGGAAGGTATTCATACGGGAATCACCATTTGTGAAGCATCAGATTACCGCTGCATGTTCGCTACCCATATGACCGACCATGAACGCGGATATGAGATACAATCTTTCTTCTGCCCTGATAGCGTGGATACTTATCTGGGCAATACCCCGAATGTGCTCCCTCTTATTTCAGGACATAGCTACTGGACTACTACCCCACTGAACATGCTGCGTGATTATCGCCTCCGGTTGCGGAATACGTTGGATACATACGGTGTGGACTTCTGGCAGTCCGAAACCTGTATCATGGGTAATGACGAGGAAATCGGTGGCGGACATGGATTTGACCGAACCATGAAGACCGCACTTTATGTGGCGCGTATCATTCACCACGACATCGTTTATGCAGGTGCTCGTAGTTGGCAATGGTGGCGTGCCATTGGCGGTGATTACAAAGACGGACTGATCCGTGAGTATACAGACTCCGATTTACAAGACGGCAGGGTGGAAGACTCCAAGCTGATGTGGATATTGGGGAACTACAGCCGCTTCATACGTCCGGGCGCTGTACGTATGTCTGTTGAAACTACTGATAAAGAAGGAAAAGCTATCCGGGATGGCGATACCGATCAGCAGGGATTAATGTGTTCTGCCTATCGGAATGCCAACGGGCAATGGGCAATGGTGGTCATCAACTATGCCGACCGGGAACAGGAATTCACTGTCGATGTAAACGATCCGAAGGTGCAGTCATGGCAAGGTTATCGTACGTCGGATGTAGCCGGAGAAGACCTTTTGCCTGTTGGAAAGCTGAAGAATAAAAAGGTAGCGGTGATCCCCGCCCGTTCGGTAACAACATTTGTTTCCGGAAACTGA
- a CDS encoding SusC/RagA family TonB-linked outer membrane protein, whose product MKSVLVRNNRRVLAGLLVCTGFICNYPSSAFAESDNSSVQITTQSTTPQKRTLVGTVVDSSTGETLIGVNVKVQGEDGGTITDIDGKFQISVTSKTELVFSYIGYKTQTLMVGDLGVMTVKLASDNEMLDEVVIVGQGTQKKVSVTGAIATVKGSTLKAPSSSLTSSLAGKLAGVVSMVNSGEPGSTSEFYIRGINTFGGVATPLILLDGIEISSADLNRIPAESIESFSLLKDASATAIYGNRGANGVMLVTTKKGQENTKATINVSLEASYFRPTNVPKFADGATYMRAYNEAEQARSLTPITSPKYSEDQILNTELGTNPYAYPDVDWFDQIFRSGNYNQRANVNVSGGGSRVTYYMSLQANHDTGLLDAPDYFYNPNINQWQYNFQNNISYKLTNTTTIDLRMMAQIGNMQGPNYNIGNDLYKRVMRTNPVEFPAYFPQQDGDDGFIRFGGAEIKPGVLGINPYEYMMSSFKEVNFNTLNTSLALNQDLSVITKGLSLKALVNFKNWSETSYTRSIKSNIYKVKDGSYNPETGEYDYQLLQTGDQFLSQSGIGRNSDQTFYFDARLDWKRSFGDHNLTAMAMYMMREYRSDVLPNRNQGYSGRVTYDYASKYLVEFNFGYNGSERLAAGHRFEFFPAVSAGWVASSENFWEPISKYINHFKIRGSYGLVGSDAFASGAPHFLYQNNIGIGSAHNFWTGLPTSEISKKGPGFYVLAVQDAGWEHVKKFDIGFDMMLFNQLNITFDYFHDKRERILMSRASWPSMLGYWGSKPWSNIGEVENQGFELSLNWTKQFGKDLTLDLRGNFTYNQNEYKYVDEPSYPYVWQTNTGKPLNTVKGYIAEGLFTSEEEIANSPDQSQLGANIMPGDIKYRDINGDGQITTEDQVMISSYDWHPRIQYGFGLNIVYKNFDLGVFFNGSAKRKIMINSGIAPFLSGGGDGEEGETLARNLMQWIADDHWSVDNPNPNAAYPRLGLTKADVTNNIQPSTFWLRNGNFLRFKTLEIGYRLPYCRIYLSGDNLAVFSPFKLWDPELAWNAYPLSRTFNLGVQFTF is encoded by the coding sequence ATGAAATCAGTATTAGTAAGAAACAATCGGAGAGTCCTTGCCGGCCTGCTCGTTTGCACTGGTTTTATTTGCAATTATCCCTCTTCTGCCTTTGCGGAATCGGATAATTCTTCAGTGCAAATAACGACTCAAAGTACAACACCGCAGAAACGTACTTTGGTAGGAACTGTAGTTGACTCCTCTACCGGAGAGACTTTGATTGGTGTAAATGTGAAAGTGCAAGGTGAAGATGGAGGTACCATTACCGACATTGATGGTAAGTTTCAGATTTCCGTAACGAGTAAGACGGAACTGGTATTTTCTTATATCGGTTACAAAACGCAGACACTGATGGTAGGTGACTTGGGTGTAATGACCGTGAAGCTTGCATCGGACAATGAAATGTTGGATGAAGTAGTGATTGTAGGTCAGGGTACACAGAAAAAAGTATCTGTAACAGGTGCTATTGCTACCGTGAAAGGATCTACATTAAAGGCACCTTCTTCTTCATTGACCAGTTCACTTGCCGGAAAACTTGCCGGTGTGGTATCCATGGTGAACAGTGGTGAACCGGGTTCTACTTCAGAATTTTATATCCGTGGTATCAATACGTTCGGTGGTGTGGCTACTCCGTTGATTTTGTTGGATGGCATCGAAATTTCATCTGCCGATCTGAACCGTATCCCGGCAGAATCCATCGAAAGCTTTTCTTTATTGAAAGACGCTTCGGCAACTGCTATCTACGGTAACCGCGGTGCAAACGGTGTAATGCTGGTAACTACGAAGAAGGGGCAGGAGAATACGAAAGCTACTATCAATGTTTCATTGGAAGCTTCTTACTTCCGTCCGACAAATGTGCCGAAATTTGCTGATGGCGCTACCTATATGCGGGCTTACAATGAAGCGGAACAGGCCAGAAGTTTGACCCCGATCACCTCTCCCAAGTATAGTGAAGACCAGATTCTGAATACGGAATTGGGCACTAACCCTTATGCATATCCCGATGTAGACTGGTTCGATCAGATATTCCGTTCGGGTAATTATAACCAACGTGCTAATGTGAATGTATCGGGTGGTGGTTCGCGTGTAACTTACTATATGAGCCTCCAGGCTAACCATGATACAGGTCTCCTCGATGCACCGGATTACTTCTATAATCCCAATATCAACCAGTGGCAATATAATTTTCAGAACAACATTTCCTATAAACTGACCAATACCACTACCATTGATTTGCGCATGATGGCACAGATCGGTAATATGCAAGGTCCTAACTATAATATAGGCAATGACTTGTACAAGAGGGTTATGCGTACCAATCCGGTGGAATTTCCCGCTTATTTTCCACAGCAGGATGGGGATGACGGTTTCATTCGCTTTGGTGGTGCAGAGATTAAACCGGGCGTATTGGGAATAAATCCGTATGAATATATGATGAGTTCTTTCAAGGAAGTAAACTTCAATACCCTGAATACTTCATTGGCTTTGAATCAGGACTTGAGTGTTATTACCAAAGGATTGAGCCTGAAAGCACTGGTGAATTTTAAAAACTGGTCGGAAACTTCATATACCCGTAGTATCAAGTCTAATATATATAAGGTGAAAGATGGTTCCTATAATCCTGAAACCGGCGAATATGATTATCAGTTGTTGCAGACCGGAGATCAGTTCCTGAGCCAATCCGGCATTGGTCGTAATTCGGACCAGACTTTCTACTTCGATGCCCGTCTGGACTGGAAACGTAGTTTCGGTGATCACAACCTGACAGCAATGGCAATGTATATGATGCGTGAATATCGTAGCGATGTATTGCCGAACCGTAATCAAGGTTATTCCGGTCGTGTGACTTACGATTATGCCAGTAAATATCTGGTTGAGTTCAACTTTGGCTATAATGGTTCCGAACGCTTGGCTGCCGGTCATCGTTTTGAGTTCTTCCCGGCTGTGTCAGCAGGTTGGGTAGCAAGTTCTGAAAACTTCTGGGAGCCGATAAGCAAGTATATCAATCACTTCAAGATCAGAGGTTCTTACGGTTTGGTAGGTAGTGATGCCTTTGCCAGTGGAGCTCCACACTTCCTCTATCAGAATAATATTGGTATTGGCTCAGCACACAACTTCTGGACCGGACTTCCTACGAGTGAAATCAGCAAGAAAGGTCCCGGATTCTATGTATTAGCGGTGCAGGACGCAGGTTGGGAACATGTGAAGAAGTTCGATATCGGTTTCGACATGATGTTGTTTAACCAGCTGAACATTACATTCGACTATTTCCATGACAAACGTGAACGCATCCTGATGTCACGTGCTTCCTGGCCTTCTATGTTGGGATATTGGGGATCAAAACCCTGGAGTAATATTGGTGAAGTAGAAAACCAAGGTTTCGAGTTAAGCCTGAACTGGACGAAACAGTTTGGAAAAGACCTGACGTTAGATCTTCGCGGTAACTTTACCTACAATCAGAATGAATATAAATATGTGGATGAACCCAGTTATCCGTATGTTTGGCAAACCAATACCGGCAAACCGTTGAACACTGTTAAAGGTTATATTGCCGAGGGATTGTTCACAAGCGAAGAAGAAATTGCCAACTCACCGGACCAATCACAACTGGGTGCCAACATCATGCCGGGTGATATCAAATACCGTGATATAAACGGTGACGGACAAATTACTACTGAAGACCAGGTGATGATTTCATCTTATGACTGGCATCCCCGTATCCAGTATGGTTTCGGTTTGAATATTGTCTACAAGAACTTTGACTTAGGTGTGTTCTTCAATGGTTCGGCTAAACGTAAGATAATGATCAACAGTGGAATCGCTCCCTTCCTTTCTGGCGGTGGAGATGGTGAAGAAGGTGAAACACTGGCCCGAAATCTGATGCAGTGGATTGCAGACGACCATTGGTCAGTAGACAATCCGAATCCGAATGCAGCATATCCCCGTTTGGGTTTGACCAAAGCCGATGTTACCAATAACATTCAGCCCAGTACATTCTGGCTGCGCAACGGAAACTTCCTCCGCTTCAAGACGTTGGAAATTGGCTATCGACTGCCTTATTGCCGTATCTATCTCAGTGGCGATAACCTGGCGGTATTCAGCCCATTCAAATTATGGGATCCTGAATTGGCATGGAATGCTTATCCGTTGTCACGCACGTTCAATCTGGGCGTTCAATTTACATTCTAA
- a CDS encoding BT_3987 domain-containing protein, which translates to MKIRTILLMGGLVLLGACSESKYDLDQLVPEEYHKILYVNNSGKQDLTLYDTDEDNKYTLSVVKSGSDPSLTASVKVSVLTQAELDKEYSEPEGTNYKLIGENCYSLDATTLDFSSADRYKLVNIFLKPQSVKAAMETDPEAVWVLPLQVTSETDSINAEKNELFLKLTGVITPAIGFANSDVEVKQLEYGSVSTFTEKVKFGLDTDNKWDLECRFVVDEEYIAEYNADNGTNFKALPEGTYTVPEMITLPNGTTNMELEVTIKGDQLATGDYMLPVKIVEVSQFEISEAKAVAPLAFRIMGHKLSRTGWTAEADTEELTGEGAGNGVAGCVLDDNLSTFWHSTWQTGNRIPLPYELIIDTKKEYTFTQLALMQRQHDSNRDTKAGEFYISSDKENWTKVGAFNMQQILEAQTFAVTPTKGRYIKIKMTDSFRDGYCSLSEVYAYGLE; encoded by the coding sequence ATGAAAATAAGAACAATATTGTTGATGGGTGGCCTGGTGCTACTGGGTGCCTGCAGCGAATCAAAATATGATTTGGACCAACTGGTACCGGAAGAGTACCATAAAATACTGTATGTGAATAATAGCGGTAAGCAGGATCTTACGTTGTATGATACGGATGAAGATAATAAGTATACTCTTTCCGTAGTTAAGTCCGGAAGTGATCCCAGTCTGACTGCCAGTGTCAAAGTCAGTGTGCTGACGCAAGCGGAACTTGACAAGGAATATAGCGAACCGGAAGGAACGAACTATAAGCTGATAGGTGAGAACTGTTATTCACTGGATGCAACCACGTTGGACTTTTCGTCTGCCGACCGGTATAAGCTGGTAAATATCTTCCTGAAACCTCAGAGTGTAAAAGCAGCTATGGAGACTGATCCGGAAGCCGTATGGGTATTACCTTTACAAGTAACCAGTGAAACAGACTCTATCAATGCCGAGAAGAATGAATTGTTCCTGAAACTGACAGGGGTGATTACACCTGCCATTGGTTTTGCCAATTCGGATGTAGAAGTGAAACAATTGGAGTATGGTTCTGTCTCTACATTTACGGAGAAAGTAAAATTCGGTCTTGATACAGATAATAAATGGGATTTGGAATGTCGATTTGTAGTTGATGAGGAATATATTGCAGAGTACAATGCAGATAATGGAACGAACTTCAAGGCTCTGCCTGAAGGAACTTATACTGTTCCGGAGATGATAACCCTTCCCAATGGCACTACGAATATGGAACTGGAAGTTACCATTAAAGGCGACCAGTTGGCAACGGGAGACTATATGCTGCCCGTTAAGATTGTGGAAGTTTCTCAGTTTGAGATATCTGAAGCAAAGGCTGTAGCTCCGCTGGCATTCCGCATCATGGGCCATAAGCTGAGTCGCACCGGATGGACGGCAGAAGCCGACACGGAAGAGTTGACGGGTGAAGGTGCCGGAAATGGTGTGGCCGGATGTGTGCTGGATGATAATCTTTCCACTTTCTGGCATTCTACCTGGCAGACCGGTAACAGAATTCCTCTCCCGTATGAGCTGATTATCGATACTAAGAAGGAATATACTTTCACTCAGCTTGCCTTGATGCAAAGACAGCATGATAGTAACAGAGATACGAAGGCCGGTGAATTCTATATTAGTTCTGATAAGGAGAACTGGACAAAGGTAGGAGCATTCAATATGCAACAGATACTCGAAGCTCAGACTTTTGCTGTGACTCCGACAAAGGGACGCTACATTAAGATAAAGATGACGGATAGCTTTAGAGACGGATATTGCTCTTTGTCAGAAGTCTATGCGTATGGCTTGGAATAA
- a CDS encoding RagB/SusD family nutrient uptake outer membrane protein, whose protein sequence is MKLTYKISRMAQVLIASCCLVSCNYLDVIPPAQADFKDTMKDEEATLSFLYTCYGGTPRSTPYHYHAFEQSADEIIQPYAYSNWQQQVAWGTISPAYSNGWGGDDMNIWIPSYNWLGYVHHFLSLIDDLQPVGVTAEDKEEYKGECYFLEAYYHFRVLQAFGPCPIIPEKVDPNVTSSDLPGRSHFDYCVNFIVGKLDDAARALPATRPNNELGRATSTMAKALKARILLYAASPLWNGSFPNPEWKNKNYETDGYGNELVSSSYDREKWTRALTACQEALTAAKEAGYQLFDIETANKKADRDGIALPFIPGREEDTEENREFKERVRMFQYMVTANEGDNNKELIWAQRIELDAQNGGEGTDCRLPNKVVKRSNGVYVGGWAAMAPTLYSVQHFYTENGKLPAQDPNFYPEEEWYTRFYEGAQSPALATNNLDGEDVKNDIIKMHAKREARFYAWIVFDGTQYSSKINNGNPLWINLKNTNTNGYNTSNTRNCAGTGYLSKKFIDPNIYFGADGTRQHTAPRRPLIRMAELYLNLAECYAALDNEGEALANLNEIRRRAGISELTGSDVTGSMTLTDWVRNERFVELFEEGHRYYDLRRWAIAPQMLKAGMRYGLDGLRVNPSFEDFNKPTLVNQPFKWDDKLYLMPVWSRSDMDELYSNPQLVQAPGY, encoded by the coding sequence ATGAAACTAACATATAAAATATCCCGAATGGCGCAGGTATTGATAGCTTCCTGCTGCCTGGTATCATGCAATTATCTAGATGTCATTCCGCCTGCACAGGCTGATTTTAAAGACACCATGAAAGATGAAGAAGCTACATTGTCTTTCTTGTATACTTGCTATGGCGGTACTCCGCGTTCTACTCCTTATCATTATCATGCTTTTGAGCAGTCTGCTGATGAGATTATTCAGCCTTATGCTTACTCCAACTGGCAGCAACAAGTGGCGTGGGGAACTATTTCTCCGGCATATTCCAACGGTTGGGGAGGGGATGATATGAATATCTGGATTCCCAGTTATAACTGGTTAGGGTATGTACACCATTTCCTGAGCCTGATTGATGACTTGCAACCAGTGGGAGTTACGGCAGAAGATAAAGAAGAGTACAAAGGTGAATGTTATTTCCTGGAGGCTTATTATCATTTCCGTGTGCTTCAAGCTTTCGGTCCCTGTCCTATTATTCCTGAGAAAGTAGACCCGAATGTTACCAGTTCAGACCTTCCAGGACGTTCACACTTCGATTACTGTGTGAATTTTATCGTGGGCAAGCTGGATGATGCAGCCCGTGCACTTCCTGCAACACGTCCTAACAATGAATTGGGTCGTGCCACTTCTACTATGGCTAAGGCCTTGAAAGCCCGTATATTATTGTATGCCGCTTCTCCGTTGTGGAACGGTTCGTTCCCCAATCCGGAATGGAAGAATAAGAATTATGAGACAGACGGTTATGGTAACGAACTGGTAAGTTCCAGTTACGACCGCGAGAAATGGACACGTGCCCTTACTGCTTGTCAGGAAGCCTTGACTGCTGCTAAGGAAGCCGGTTATCAACTCTTTGACATTGAAACGGCAAACAAGAAAGCTGACCGTGACGGAATAGCTCTTCCTTTCATCCCGGGACGTGAAGAAGACACTGAGGAAAACCGTGAGTTCAAAGAACGTGTACGCATGTTCCAATATATGGTTACTGCCAATGAAGGCGATAATAACAAGGAACTGATTTGGGCACAACGTATTGAACTGGACGCTCAGAATGGCGGAGAAGGTACGGATTGTCGTTTGCCGAACAAAGTAGTGAAGAGAAGTAATGGAGTTTATGTAGGAGGTTGGGCAGCTATGGCACCGACGTTGTATTCTGTACAGCACTTCTATACTGAGAACGGTAAGTTGCCGGCACAGGACCCCAATTTCTATCCTGAGGAAGAATGGTATACCCGTTTCTATGAAGGCGCTCAAAGCCCTGCTCTGGCAACCAATAATCTGGACGGTGAAGATGTGAAGAATGACATTATCAAGATGCACGCTAAGCGTGAAGCCCGTTTCTATGCGTGGATTGTATTTGACGGTACTCAATACAGCTCGAAGATTAATAATGGCAATCCGTTGTGGATTAACCTGAAAAATACCAATACAAACGGATATAACACAAGTAATACCCGTAACTGTGCGGGAACCGGTTATCTGTCGAAGAAGTTCATTGATCCTAATATTTACTTTGGTGCCGATGGTACCCGTCAGCACACAGCTCCCCGGCGTCCGTTGATTCGTATGGCCGAACTTTACCTGAATCTGGCAGAATGCTATGCAGCGTTGGATAATGAGGGTGAAGCCCTTGCTAATCTGAATGAGATTCGTCGCCGTGCCGGTATTTCCGAACTGACTGGAAGTGATGTAACAGGCAGCATGACTCTGACTGACTGGGTGCGCAATGAACGGTTCGTTGAACTCTTCGAAGAGGGACATCGCTACTATGATCTGCGTCGTTGGGCAATTGCTCCTCAGATGTTGAAAGCCGGTATGCGCTACGGTCTGGATGGTCTTCGTGTGAATCCGAGTTTTGAGGACTTCAACAAACCGACCCTGGTTAACCAACCGTTCAAGTGGGATGACAAATTGTATTTGATGCCCGTTTGGTCAAGAAGTGACATGGATGAGCTTTACAGTAACCCTCAGTTAGTACAGGCACCCGGATATTAA
- a CDS encoding alpha-L-arabinofuranosidase C-terminal domain-containing protein, which translates to MKKIFLPFAAVALLLSSCKDATPKEELVINLQEKGAEVAPSMYGIFFEEINHAGDGGLYAELVKNRSFEELEMPEGYYAEGDVLHPKKVCNHISGEVREGSFRWTTEPVPGWTLNTKDAAEMKLTKEQPKFSTAPNNLKVTIKNASTPVRLVNEGYWGMNLVKDNSYQLRTIIRPASDYKGKVTALLLSEQGEVLASAPVDITAAGQWNDLNLAMQPTATSAKGKLALEFDAPGTVYVDYVSLFPEKTFRDRPNGLRKDVAEILEGLHPAFVRWPGGCVVEGISLENRFEWKKSLGDPAARSGEYSTWGYRCSYGFGYHEMLQFCEDIDAKAMFVCNVGLGCQYRMGDASPESKIDYYLDDCMDAIEYAIGDVTTEWGAKRAEQGHPEPFPLQYVEIGNENWGDEYDKRFDIFYTAIKAKYPELILISNHGLGGTGKIAKTDMIDPHWYVNPEFFFQNTTVFDNHPRGKYDVYVGEYACNANVGGGNMRAALSEAAFISGMERNGDLVKMTSYAPLLENRNDRSWAVNLIWLDTDQVLGRSSYYVQQMAAENRPTYNVKSNMTMSTPRIADYNEGRFGFGSWHTQVEFKDVKLTGADGAPIDIDLNKAVKKEGEWSLDNGLLKQTSLREPAKYIVDGFNGNQFTLEFKVRKEGGNEGFFLYFGLSEDSNKGFVYNVAGWNNGTTAVEEVTGGRTSGVAGDRVPQSLETDKWYDAKLVVTPQKSELFMDGKLILAHAPETTPLQFFSSGYDEATGEVIVKVVNSEAQPYPLRIKLDGVDDVEKTGKVISLSAASDMDENSFEEPMKISPKESEYKGFGKSFDYTFPPFSYTILRVKAK; encoded by the coding sequence ATGAAAAAGATTTTTTTACCCTTCGCCGCGGTTGCTCTTTTGTTGAGTTCCTGCAAGGACGCTACGCCGAAGGAAGAACTTGTAATCAACCTACAAGAGAAAGGTGCTGAAGTTGCGCCATCCATGTATGGTATCTTCTTCGAAGAGATTAACCATGCGGGCGACGGTGGCTTGTATGCCGAACTGGTGAAGAACCGTAGTTTCGAGGAACTGGAAATGCCCGAAGGTTACTATGCCGAGGGTGATGTGCTGCATCCGAAGAAAGTGTGTAACCACATTTCGGGTGAAGTGAGAGAAGGAAGTTTCCGCTGGACTACCGAACCGGTGCCAGGCTGGACTCTGAACACAAAGGATGCTGCGGAAATGAAACTGACCAAGGAACAACCCAAGTTCTCCACGGCTCCGAACAATCTGAAGGTAACCATTAAAAATGCTTCAACTCCTGTTCGCCTGGTAAACGAAGGATACTGGGGGATGAATCTGGTGAAAGACAACTCTTATCAGTTGCGTACCATTATCCGCCCTGCTTCCGATTACAAGGGAAAAGTGACTGCCCTGTTACTGTCCGAGCAAGGTGAAGTGCTGGCTTCCGCTCCTGTTGATATAACTGCTGCCGGACAATGGAACGACCTGAACCTGGCAATGCAACCTACGGCAACTTCTGCCAAAGGAAAGCTTGCTTTGGAATTTGACGCTCCGGGTACAGTCTATGTAGATTATGTTTCCCTCTTCCCCGAAAAAACTTTCCGCGACCGTCCGAATGGACTGCGGAAAGATGTAGCTGAAATCTTGGAAGGATTGCACCCCGCCTTTGTACGCTGGCCCGGTGGCTGTGTGGTAGAAGGTATCTCGTTGGAGAACCGTTTTGAATGGAAGAAGTCTCTGGGCGATCCTGCCGCACGGTCGGGAGAATACAGTACCTGGGGCTATCGTTGTTCGTACGGTTTCGGCTATCACGAAATGTTGCAGTTCTGTGAAGATATCGATGCAAAGGCAATGTTCGTCTGCAACGTCGGTCTGGGTTGCCAGTATCGCATGGGAGACGCTTCACCGGAGAGTAAGATAGATTACTATCTGGACGATTGCATGGATGCCATCGAGTATGCTATCGGTGACGTGACTACCGAATGGGGTGCCAAGCGTGCCGAACAGGGCCATCCCGAACCTTTCCCGTTGCAATACGTGGAGATTGGTAATGAGAACTGGGGCGATGAGTATGACAAACGTTTCGATATCTTCTATACAGCTATCAAAGCGAAATATCCCGAGTTGATCCTGATTTCCAATCACGGTTTGGGTGGAACGGGTAAGATTGCCAAAACGGATATGATCGACCCGCACTGGTACGTGAATCCGGAATTCTTCTTCCAGAACACGACTGTCTTTGATAACCATCCGCGTGGAAAATACGATGTCTATGTAGGTGAATATGCTTGTAACGCCAATGTAGGCGGTGGAAATATGCGTGCCGCCCTCTCGGAAGCCGCCTTTATCTCCGGTATGGAGCGCAACGGCGATCTGGTGAAGATGACTTCGTATGCCCCGCTTCTGGAGAACCGGAACGACCGTTCATGGGCTGTCAACCTCATTTGGCTGGATACGGACCAGGTATTGGGGCGCAGTTCTTACTATGTACAACAGATGGCGGCTGAAAACCGTCCGACCTACAATGTAAAGAGCAATATGACTATGAGTACTCCACGGATAGCCGATTATAATGAAGGACGTTTCGGCTTCGGCTCCTGGCATACACAAGTTGAATTCAAGGACGTGAAACTGACCGGAGCAGATGGAGCGCCCATTGATATTGATCTTAACAAGGCGGTGAAGAAAGAAGGCGAATGGAGTCTGGATAACGGTCTGCTGAAGCAAACATCTCTGAGAGAACCTGCGAAATACATTGTCGATGGCTTCAATGGCAACCAGTTTACACTGGAGTTCAAGGTTCGCAAAGAAGGCGGTAACGAAGGTTTCTTCCTCTATTTCGGCTTGTCGGAAGACAGTAACAAAGGCTTTGTGTATAACGTTGCCGGATGGAACAATGGAACGACGGCTGTAGAAGAAGTCACGGGCGGACGCACTTCCGGTGTGGCAGGCGACCGGGTACCTCAGAGCCTCGAAACCGATAAATGGTACGACGCGAAACTGGTGGTTACTCCTCAGAAGAGCGAACTCTTTATGGATGGCAAACTGATATTGGCCCATGCCCCGGAGACGACTCCGCTTCAGTTCTTCTCTTCCGGTTATGATGAAGCAACTGGTGAGGTGATCGTGAAAGTAGTGAACTCAGAGGCTCAGCCCTATCCGTTACGGATCAAACTGGATGGAGTGGACGACGTGGAAAAGACCGGTAAAGTGATTTCTCTGTCCGCAGCCAGTGACATGGATGAGAACTCGTTTGAAGAACCAATGAAGATCTCTCCGAAGGAAAGCGAATACAAAGGCTTTGGAAAGAGCTTCGATTATACCTTCCCGCCATTCTCATATACTATATTGAGAGTGAAGGCGAAATGA